The following are encoded together in the Populus trichocarpa isolate Nisqually-1 chromosome 5, P.trichocarpa_v4.1, whole genome shotgun sequence genome:
- the LOC127905398 gene encoding GDSL esterase/lipase At5g03980-like, translated as MATSNVVCALVLSSLFHFLLVPVSSTRGVNVLKKCGFKAIYQLGDSIADTGNLIRENPLSPYASFPYGLKLSKPTGRCSNGLLMIDYIARSAKLPCPGAYLNSARKFSGGRGGVNFAVAGSTALPAEVLSSKNIMNIVTNESLSTQLEWMFSYFNTTCSKDCAKEIKSSLFMVGEIGGNDYNYAFMFNKTTEEISALVPEVVRAIKDAVAKAIGRGARRVVVPGNFPIGCFPVYLSQFQPNDAAAYDEFHCLKGLNSLASYHNELLKQTVEGLKTNYPDVIIVYGDYYKAFMSIYQNAQSLGFDTKSMQKACCGTGGDHNFSLMRMCGAPDVPVCPKPDQYISWDGVHLTQKAYQHMAEWLINDIFPKLQCSA; from the exons ATGGCTACCAGCAACGTTGTTTGTGCTTTAGTTCTTTCCTCTCTGttccattttcttcttgttcctgTATCAAGTACTCGTGGAGTCAATGTTCTTAAAAAATGTGGGTTTAAAGCAATTTATCAGCTTGGGGATTCTATAGCTGACACTGGCAATTTGATTCGCGAAAATCCTCTTTCTCCATATGCTTCATTTCCTTATGGTTTGAAACTCTCGAAGCCAACAGGCAGATGCTCCAATGGGTTGTTGATGATTGATTACATTG CACGCTCGGCTAAACTTCCCTGTCCTGGTGCCTACTTGAATTCGGCAAGAAAATTTTCCGGTGGCCGCGGTGGAGTGAATTTTGCAGTTGCTGGTTCAACTGCCTTGCCTGCAGAAGTTTTATCGTCGAAGAATATAATGAACATTGTGACAAATGAATCTCTTAGCACGCAACTTGAGTGGATGTTCTCCTATTTTAACACAACATGTTCCAAAG ATTGTgctaaagaaattaaatcatcTCTCTTCATGGTTGGGGAGATTGGAGGCAATGACTATAACTATGCTTTCATGTTTAACAAGACCACTGAAGAAATAAGTGCCTTGGTTCCCGAAGTTGTCAGAGCTATAAAGGATGCTGTTGCG AAAGCCATTGGTCGCGGTGCTAGACGAGTGGTTGTCCCCGGAAACTTCCCGATAGGTTGCTTCCCGGTTTATCTTAGCCAATTCCAGCCCAATGATGCTGCTGCTTATGATGAGTTCCACTGCCTCAAGGGGTTAAACTCTTTGGCAAGTTATCACAATGAGCTTCTCAAGCAAACCGTTGAgggattgaaaacaaattacccTGATGTGATCATAGTTTACGGGGACTATTACAAAGCATTCATGTCGATCTATCAGAACGCTCAGTCTCTTG GTTTTGATACGAAGTCGATGCAAAAAGCTTGCTGCGGGACTGGTGGTGATCATAATTTTAGCCTGATGAGAATGTGTGGAGCTCCTGACGTTCCGGTTTGTCCAAAGCCTGATCAATACATCAGCTGGGATGGAGTTCATTTGACACAAAAGGCTTATCAACACATGGCAGAATGGCTTATCAACGATATCTTTCCAAAGCTTCAATGCAGTGCTTGA
- the LOC18098668 gene encoding uncharacterized protein LOC18098668 → MADIKAYISYAKRLLIADGTHFSAPKPDPERRVASLDIFRGLTVALMILVDDAGGEWPKMGHAPWHGSNLADFVMPFFLFIVGMAIPLTFKGITSRDHAVKKMIVRTLKLLFWGIMLQGGFSHAPDKLSYGVDMKKIRWCGILQRIAFAYLVMALMEIFTKKDQTKDLPPGRLSIFRLYGSQWLVGACILVVYLAVIYGMYVPHWQFTVNDEESSDYGKVFTVECAVRGKLDPACNAIAYIDRKILGINHLYQHPAWKRSEACTEASLYEAPFQTSAPTWCKAPFEPDGILSSISSVLSTITGAHFGHVHVHLKGDTARLKHWTVMGLALLILGLVLHFTHAMPLNKQLYTFSYVCVTSGAAALVFSAIYILVDMWGRKSMFLPFQWIGMNAMLVYVMAAEGIFAGFINGWYYNDPHNTLIYWIQKHMFIGVWNSQSVGILLYVIFAEIPFWGIVAGIFHRLGIYWKL, encoded by the exons ATGGCTGACATTAAGGCCTATATTTCTTACGCCAAACGGCTGCTAATAGCTGACGGAACCCATTTTTCAGCCCCAAAACCTGACCCAGAAAGGCGTGTAGCTTCATTAGACATCTTCAGAGGCCTCACTGTTGCT TTAATGATTTTGGTTGATGATGCTGGAGGAGAATGGCCTAAGATGGGACATGCACCATGGCATGGTAGCAACCTTGCAGACTTTGTCATGCCATTCTTTCTATTCATAGTAGGAATGGCCATTCCTCTTACTTTTAAG GGAATTACGAGCCGGGATCATGCTGTCAAGAAGATGATTGTTAGAACTTTGAAACTACTCTTTTGGGGTATCATGTTACAAG GGGGCTTCTCACATGCTCCTGACAAGCTAAGTTATGGAGTTGATATGAAGAAGATAAGATGGTGTGGGATTCTTCAG agaATTGCTTTTGCTTACTTAGTTATGGCACTGATGGAAATCTTTACAAAAAAAGACCAAACCAAGGATCTACCACCTGGCCGGCTCTCCATTTTCAGGCTATATGGCTCGCAATG GCTGGTGGGAGCATGCATTCTGGTTGTTTACTTGGCTGTAATCTACGGGATGTACGTGCCGCACTGGCAGTTCACTGTCAATGATGAAGAGAGTTCTGATTATGGGAAGGTTTTCACT GTAGAGTGTGCGGTCAGAGGAAAACTGGATCCTGCTTGTAATGCAATTGCTTATATTGACAGAAAAATCTTAGGAATTAATCATTTGTATCAACATCCTGCTTGGAAGAGATCTGAG GCCTGCACAGAGGCTTCCCTGTATGAGGCGCCTTTTCAAACCAGTGCTCCAACATGGTGCAAAGCTCCTTTCGAACCTGACGGAATCCTAAG CTCAATATCTTCAGTCCTTTCTACCATCACTGGAGCTCATTTTGGACACGTTCATGTACATTTGAAG GGTGATACAGCTAGACTGAAGCATTGGACTGTGATGGGACTTGCTCTTCTCATTTTAGGGCTTGTTCTGCATTTCACACATG CAATGCCCTTAAACAAACAACTGTACACTTTTAGCTATGTTTGTGTAACATCCGGGGCAGCAGCATTGGTGTTTTCGGCCATCTATATCCTG GTTGATATGTGGGGTCGGAAGTCCATGTTTCTGCCGTTTCAATGGATCGGCATGAATGCAATGCTTGTTTATGTCATGGCTGCTGAAGGCATATTTGCTGGTTTCATCAATGGCTGGTACTACAACGACCCTCATAATACACTG ATATACTGGATTCAAAAGCATATGTTCATTGGAGTTTGGAATTCTCAAAGCGTTGGTATTCTACTCTACGTTATCTTTGCAGAGATCCCCTTTTGGGGCATTGTTGCAGGCATTTTCCATCGCCTGGGAATTTACTGGAAGCTTTAA
- the LOC18098666 gene encoding acetylajmalan esterase, translating into MATSNVVCALVLSSLFHFLLVPVSSTRGVNVLKKCGFKAIYQLGDSIADTGNLIRENPLSPYASFPYGLKLSKPTGRCSNGLLMIDYIARSAKLPCPGAYLNSARKFSGGRGGVNFAVAGSTALPAEVLSSKNIMNIVTNESLSTQLEWMFSYFNTTCSKDCAKEIKSSLFMVGEIGGNDYNYAFMFNKTTEEISALVPEVVRAIKDAVAKAIGRGARRVVVPGNFPIGCFPVYLSQFQPNDAAAYDEFHCLKGLNSLASYHNELLKQTVEGLKTNYPDVIIVYGDYYKAFMSIYQNAQSLGEFLFKILVNGRETIRGPAQN; encoded by the exons ATGGCTACCAGCAACGTTGTTTGTGCTTTAGTTCTTTCCTCTCTGttccattttcttcttgttcctgTATCAAGTACTCGTGGAGTCAATGTTCTTAAAAAATGTGGGTTTAAAGCAATTTATCAGCTTGGGGATTCTATAGCTGACACTGGCAATTTGATTCGCGAAAATCCTCTTTCTCCATATGCTTCATTTCCTTATGGTTTGAAACTCTCGAAGCCAACAGGCAGATGCTCCAATGGGTTGTTGATGATTGATTACATTG CACGCTCGGCTAAACTTCCCTGTCCTGGTGCCTACTTGAATTCGGCAAGAAAATTTTCCGGTGGCCGCGGTGGAGTGAATTTTGCAGTTGCTGGTTCAACTGCCTTGCCTGCAGAAGTTTTATCGTCGAAGAATATAATGAACATTGTGACAAATGAATCTCTTAGCACGCAACTTGAGTGGATGTTCTCCTATTTTAACACAACATGTTCTAAAG ATTGTgctaaagaaattaaatcatcTCTCTTCATGGTTGGGGAGATTGGAGGCAATGACTATAACTATGCTTTCATGTTTAACAAGACCACTGAAGAAATAAGTGCCTTGGTTCCCGAAGTTGTCAGAGCTATAAAGGATGCTGTTGCG AAAGCCATTGGTCGCGGTGCTAGACGAGTGGTTGTCCCCGGAAACTTCCCGATAGGTTGCTTCCCGGTTTATCTTAGCCAATTCCAGCCCAATGATGCTGCTGCTTATGATGAGTTCCACTGCCTCAAGGGGTTAAACTCTTTGGCAAGTTATCACAATGAGCTTCTCAAGCAAACCGTTGAaggattgaaaacaaattatcctGATGTGATCATAGTTTACGGTGACTATTACAAAGCATTCATGTCGATCTATCAGAACGCTCAGTCTCTTGGTGAGTTTCTTTTCAAGATCCTTGTAAATGGTAGAGAAACTATACGGGGCCCAGCACAAAATTAA
- the LOC18098667 gene encoding 26S proteasome regulatory subunit 6A homolog — translation MATPMAEDSSFEDDQLASMTTEDIIRGSRLVDNEIRILKEEVQRTNLELDSYKEKIKENQEKIKLNKQLPYLVGNIVEILEMNPEDEAEEDGANIDLDSQRKGKCVVLKTSTRQTIFLPVVGLVDPDKLKPGDLVGVNKDSYLILDTLPSEYDSRVKAMEVDEKPTEDYNDIGGLEKQIQELVEAIVLPMTHKERFQKLGIRPPKGILLYGPPGTGKTLMARACAAQTNATFLKLAGPQLVQMFIGDGAKLVRDAFQLAKEKSPCIIFIDEIDAIGTKRFDSEVSGDREVQRTMLELLNQLDGFSSDDSIKVIAATNRADILDPALMRSGRLDRKIEFPHPTEEARARILQIHSRKMNVHPDVNFEELARSTDDFNGAQLKAVCVEAGMLALRRDATEVNHEDFNEGIIQVQAKKKASLNYYA, via the exons ATGGCAACCCCAATGGCGGAGGATTCGAGCTTCGAAGATGACCAGCTTGCCTCCATGACTACTGAAGATATCATAAGAGGTTCTCGTCTTGTCGATAACGAGATTCGCATTCTCAAG GAAGAGGTGCAGAGAACAAATCTGGAGCTGGATTCGTATAAGGAGAAGATAAAAGAGAATCAAGAGAAGATTAAACTCAACAAGCAGCTGCCTTACCTAGTTGGCAACATTGTTGAG ATTTTGGAAATGAACCCAGAAGATGAGGCTGAAGAAGACGGAGCAAACATTGACCTTGACTCTCAAAGGAAGGGTAAATGTGTGGTGCTGAAAACATCAACTCGTCAG ACTATTTTTCTTCCTGTGGTTGGGCTTGTTGATCCTGACAAGTTGAAGCCTGGTGACTTGGTTGGAGTCAACAAAGATAGCTACTTGATCTTGGATACTCTACCATCGGAGTATGATTCACGAGTGAAGGCCATGGAGGTTGATGAAAAACCAACAGAAGACTACAATGATATTGGAGGCTTGGAGAAGCAG ATCCAAGAATTAGTTGAGGCTATTGTACTGCCTATGACTCACAAAGAGCGATTTCAGAAGTTGGGTATTCGTCCTCCCAAAGGTATCCTCTTATATGGACCTCCTGGAACTGGGAAAACATTGATGGCCCGTGCTTGTGCTGCACAAACAAATGCCACTTTCCTAAAGTTGGCAGGCCCACAACTTGTTCAG ATGTTCATTGGAGATGGTGCCAAACTTGTCCGTGATGCCTTCCAGCTTGCAAAAGAGAAATCTCCCTGCATCATTTTTATAGATGAGATTGATGCTATTGGCACAAAGCGGTTTGACAG TGAGGTTAGTGGAGACAGGGAAGTGCAGAGGACCATGTTAGAATTGCTCAATCAGCTTGATGGCTTTAGCAGCGATGACAGCATTAAG GTGATTGCTGCAACAAATCGCGCTGATATCCTGGACCCAGCCCTCATGCGATCAGGTCGATTGGATCGCAAAATTGAATTTCCACATCCAACTGAAGAAGCAAGAGCTCGAATCTTGCAG ATCCACTCAAGGAAGATGAACGTCCATCCTGATGTGAACTTTGAAGAGCTTGCTCGTTCCACGGATGATTTCAATGGGGCACAGCTAAAGGCAGTTTGTGTTGAAGCTGGGATGCTAGCACTTCGCCGGGATGCAACTGAG GTGAATCATGAGGATTTTAATGAAGGTATCATCCAAGTGCAAGCGAAGAAAAAAGCCAGCCTTAACTATTATGCATAA